GTCCGCGAGAAGCGACGCGGCGATGACCAGGACGGCGCCGTATGCGGTGGCCGCGAGGACCACGGGAATGTCACCCGACTGGATCGCCAGGAGTGTCGCGGTGCCGAGGCCGGGCCAGGCGAAGACGACTTCGGCCACCACGGCGCCGGAAAGCAGGAGCGGAGCCGATACAGAGGCGAGCTGAAGCAGGCGCGGAGCGGCGTGGGCCAGGCCGTGAACGAGCAGGATCCGTGTCTCGGACAGGCCGCGGGCCCGGGCCGCGCGACCGGCCTCGGTGGCCTGGAACTCGATCAGCGAACTCCGGGTGTAGCGGGCGATGTCGCCGGCCATCGACAGGCCGAGGACCAGGGCCGGAAGCCACAGGTGCGCCAGCACGTCGAGAGCGGCGGCTACCGGCCCGAGTTCGAAGGCGGCGGCGGAGGTCATGCCGCCGGCCGGCGCCAGACCCAGGCCCACCGCCAGCACGAGGATCGCCATCAGGCCGACCCAGAACGTGGGCAGGGCGTAAACGACCAGGCTCGCGACGCGCACGCTCAGGTCGAGACGCGAGTTCGGTCGGGAAGCCGCGATCAGGCCGAGGCCGATGCCGAGCAGGTACTGGGCGACCAGGGCCGCGCCGGCCAGCAGGAGGGTGGGCGGCAGGGCATCGAACAGAAGTTCCGCCACGGGCTGACCGGTTCGGTAGGACTGCCCCCAGTCCCAGTGCAGGACGACCGCTCCCAGCCAACGGAGATACTGCGCGGGAAGGGGCTGGTCGAGCCCGTAGAGCGCCCGCAACCGCTCCGCCTGCTCTGGCGGAATCCGTGGGTCGGAGGGCGCCATCGGATCGCCGGGAGCCAGCGCCACGACGGCGAAGGCCAGAGTCAGGACGATCAGGAAGAGCACCGCCGCGGCCAGCAGGCGGCGCAGGACGAAGCGGATCACCAGCGTGGTCGCAGGTTCAACGCCACGCCCATTCCAGGAGGTTTGCGAGCGGGCTCAGCGCGTTCGGCTCCACCGCTTCGAGTTCCTCGTTGAAGGCCGCCAGAGTCAACGGTTCCCACAGCACCAGCATCGGTTGATCCTCGTGCAGGATGCGCTGCAGTCGGTGGAGGTCTTCCAGGCCCGCCGAGGGGTCGAGGCGGGTGGCGAAGCTGTCGAGCAGGAGATCTACTTCGGGCTGGGCATACGCGGCGTAGTTGTCGCCGCCG
This portion of the Acidobacteriota bacterium genome encodes:
- a CDS encoding ABC transporter permease yields the protein MIRFVLRRLLAAAVLFLIVLTLAFAVVALAPGDPMAPSDPRIPPEQAERLRALYGLDQPLPAQYLRWLGAVVLHWDWGQSYRTGQPVAELLFDALPPTLLLAGAALVAQYLLGIGLGLIAASRPNSRLDLSVRVASLVVYALPTFWVGLMAILVLAVGLGLAPAGGMTSAAAFELGPVAAALDVLAHLWLPALVLGLSMAGDIARYTRSSLIEFQATEAGRAARARGLSETRILLVHGLAHAAPRLLQLASVSAPLLLSGAVVAEVVFAWPGLGTATLLAIQSGDIPVVLAATAYGAVLVIAASLLADLLLTRLDPRIRVE